The Clupea harengus chromosome 22, Ch_v2.0.2, whole genome shotgun sequence genomic sequence CAATGATATGCTGAGCTACATAAGCAATCTCATCCGAACATCACTGACATTACCAGAAGACCTGAATTTAAATATAGTGAGAGCACACCGATCTCTGACCATGAAACCGACAGACCCAGGGAGCCCTCCGAGGTCGATCATCGTCAGATTCCTCGACTTCAGAACTAAGGAATTGGTAATTCAAGAAGCATGGAAACACCGAGGAGGAGTGATGTATAAAGGGCAGAAGATCTTCTTTGACCAAGACTACACGTCTGACATCCAGAAGAAACGCAAGCAAGTTAGGGAGGTGATAAAGCAACTtaaagaaaagaacataaaaGCTCAATCGCCGTTCCCTGCCAAGCTGAAAATTCACCTGAAGACGGGAGCTAAGACCTTCATGACACTGTCGGATGCGGCACCAACACTTCATGCGATCGGTATCCATGTACACCTTGAAGAATGTGAGACGCTCAGGGCGGAACTTTTACGGAATAGCTGGACTGAGACTTCAACATCAAACAGAGCGAACGTGATGTCCAATGCAGATCTGAAAAGCTTCCTTCACGGCGATAACGAAGGAACAAGTAAAAACACTGGGCTGTGAGTAGACTTTGAGGGAAATGAGGATTCAGTTTATTGGTAAGATTAATATTTTCTGGCTAGTTTTATCATAGAAAGTTTATTAatattatgtaaaaaaaaacaggttctcCTCAACCGAggagcttttcttttttgtttctttacgCTCCACTTCGACGAGCACCACAGGCTATAGCAAAGACATCGGACTTGCGTGTAGCCTAGACGCACTGAGTGCACACCCCCGGAGAGACCTGTCACAACTCTCCGTCCTTGTTGAGACTGATTTTATGTTTGTTAGATCAGTCGGGTTTTTGGAAGTCTGCTTCTTCCTTGTTCTgattgtgtgttcttgttttccACAATGGTGGATATTACATGTGTATTTTATAACTATGCAGTCACATAAGATTTTTTTTGAATACGGGTATATCTCTGGGAAATATATGTTAACTTTTAAAGACAGAATGAAGGGGTACTGTTATCCACATGGATAAACTGACCATAGTGAGTTACAATGTCCATGGACtaaaccatcctataaaaaggaaaaaaatattctATCAGTTAAAGAAAATGCAATGCTCAATTGCATTGCTACAAGAAACTCACTTATCTGAGAAAGAACACATAAAATTAAAGAGGGAATGGGTAAATTTAGTGTATAGTGCCtcaaatgggaaaaaaagaggggtggCGATTTTAATTAGTAAAACTTTGGCCTTTAGTGCAGAGAAGGTGGTGCAGGATAAATCAGGAAGATATGTCATGGTGGTTGGAAGTGTTGGAGGAACTGAGATTTCCATTTTGAATGTATATGCTCCAAACGAATACGATCCAGGTTTTTTCAAAGAAATTGCGAACATCATTGCAGAAAATTCTAAAGGTATGCTAGTAATTGGAGGGGACTTCAATGCAGTTCAAGATGGGAAAAAAGACAGGAACCCAATAGAAAAAGGCCCCCAAAgtccaaaaacacatacactgaataATTTCATCTCTGAACTGGGACTTGTAGACCCATGGAGAACTAAAAACCCTAAAGGGAAAGATTTCAGTTTTTTCTCTAATGTACACAACAGTTATTCAAGGATTGATTTCTTCTGCCTTCCTCAACAATACATGTACAAAGTAATAGAATGTCAGATTGAACCTATAACTCTGAGTGATCATGCCCCAATCATATTGAAAATAGACCTGGGCAGGTACTCTTTTTTCAGATATTGGAGATTGAATGTATCTCTACTGAACAACACAGAAACAGTAGAGGATTTGAGACAACAATTAAAAGAATACTTTGAGATAAATGATAATGGAGAAGTTAACCCGTCAATTTTATGGGAGGGAGCAAAAGCAGTTATAAGAGGGAAAATCATACAGATATCATCAcaactgaagaggaggagactggAGGAACAGTTGAGCCTAGAAAACAAGATAAAGCTCCTAGAAAtacaacacaaaaataatagATCATCTAATACTGCCACTGAACTTAAGGAGGCCAGAAAATCTTTGGATAAGCTTTTATCATATAAAGCAGAGGGAGCTCTACGATTCTCTAGACAGAGATACTATGAGATGGGCAACAGAGCCAGCCGCCTCCTAGCTTTCCAACTTCGCAAGGCTCAGGCCAACCGAATTGTCTCTAAGGTTGTTCATCCAACATTGGCAAGAATAGTATCTCATCCCAAGGAGGTGGCAGATGCATTTGCATCATTTTACCAAAATCTGTACAAAGAACCCAaattacaaacaacaacagacaataCTAACACCTTCCTAGCTAATTTAAACCTCCCTGAATTGTCAGAAGAAGTATCACTAAGCATGGTAACACCAATTTCAGAAATAGAAATAAGAGATGCAATAAAAAGATTGAAAAATAATAGTTCGCCAGGGGAGGATGGTTTTTCTGGAGAATTCTATAAATGCTTTATAAATGATTTGGTGCCGATCCTAATCAGGGTGTTTAGATACGCTCTCTCCAAAAATGACCCCCCTGAGACATGGTCACGGGCCATTATATCTGTGATTCATAAAGAAGGAAAGGACCCAACACTCTGCGAAGGATATAGACCCATTAGCCTGATATGCAATGACCAGAAATTATTGACAAGTATTTTAGCACGAAGAATCCAAAAACATATTACAACGCTGATTAACCCGGATCAAACAGGATTCATTCCCAGCAGACAGGGTGCTAATAATATAAGAAGAACCCTTAACATTATTACCTGTTCTAAGAAAAATAAGCAGACATCAATGCTCATAAGTTTTGACGCACAGAAAGCATTCGATACGGTGAACTGGGACTTCTTGTACAAAACACTATCGGTAATGGGATTTCACCCAGAGTTCGTAAATTGGGTCAGAGCCATATACAAAAATCCAAAGTCGCGTGTCAGAGTTAATGGATGCTGTTCTGAGTTCTTCGAATTGCAGAGGGGGGTGAGACAGGGAGACTGCCTCAGTCCCTTGCTCTTTGCTATAAATATTGAACCCTTGGCAGCGGCTATAAGACAGAATAAGGAAATAAAAGGTATAAAAGACATGGGAAATAGAGAACATAAGATATCTCTCTATGCAGATGATATCCTGACTTACATAAGTGATCCAGTCATATCTGTTTCCTGCGTTGATGGACACTTTAAAAGAATATGGAGAACTCTCTGGCTATCAGATCAACCAATCAAAATCAGAGGCAATGATGTTAGTTGGACAATGGCCTATACAACTAACAGGAAGGCTTAATGTTCACTGGTCACAGGGATTTAGATACCTGGGAATTATCATTACAACAGATTTATCAAAACTGTTCAAGATCAACTATGGAAAATTGATGGGCCACATAAAGCAGACCTCACAAGATGGGAAATCCTGCCACTCTCATTGATAGGGAGAATAGAAACGATAAGAATGAACGTCCTGCCAAGAttgctctttctttttcaatcACTACCTATATATGTTCCTGCGGCCACTTTTACTGCACTTAACAAATGGTTATCCAAATTTATATGGCAAAGCAAACCTCCCAGACTTAAACTTAGAAGACTACTATGCCCAAAAGACAACGGAGGCTTGAACTTGCCAGACCTGAAAAAATATTACTGGGCAGCCCAATTACGAGCAATGGTTGCTTGGCTATCCCAGAAACCAGACACTATATGGGTGGGAATGGAGCAAAGTGAATGCCCAGATACACCACTGGACTCATTCCCATTCCTGAATTTGGACCACTGTGGGAAGAAGAAGATTACCAACATATGGGTTAAAAATACTCTAAAAATATGGTCAGTTGTGAGGAAAAAATTAAAACTCCCCATGACTATATCCAGAGCTATAAGAATAGCAAGCAATTCAGAATTTTCTTCCTGCTAGACTAGACAGGTGTtttgaaagatggagggagaggggtataGTGGTACTGGACCAGCTGTTACGAAGGAAGTGTATTGAAGTCATTTGAACAGCTTAAAGAGAAAATATGAGTTACCAACCCAAGACTTTACAGATATTTACACAATAAGAcactatttacatacacacccagGAATGGGAAAAGCTCTGCTCACCACCatccaaaattagaaaagttcTTCATATCGACAATTGAAACAACAGTGAAAGCAAGGTTCATATCACATCTATACAGGATATTGCAGGAAGAACTAAAGGAGAATAATTtggatattaaagaaaaatggGCAACTAGAGATGAACATAATAATCTCTGATGAACAATGGGAAAACTCATGTGAACAGGGACACAGAGTAACCAGTAGTCCTAACTGGAGGGAATTTGGATGGAAGATTAAAATGAGATACTTCAGAACTCCACTTATAACATCTAAATGGAGCAATACCTCAGCACAATGTTGGAGGGGTTGTGGCAAGGTGggagaccacacacatatattttggGACTGTCCAAAGTTATCAGAATACTGGAAGAAAATAcaaagggaaataaaaacatgttattTATTGACATACCGTTAGAACCATCACACTTCATTTTAGGGATATTGCCTGATAACCTTGAAGAAAATAGCCCAAACAAAACTTCTGAGAGCCCTTCTTCTAATAGCAAATAAGGTTATAACAATCTTGGCTGGCTGAAGCCACAGCCCCCCACAATAACCCAATGGAGGGATAGAATCCAAGATATGTACAGATGGAACACTTGACTGCACTATTACAACTTAAATAGAGGCATTCATAAACAACTGGTCTCCCAATTGCTATACCACTTCCATTTGATATGATAAGTAGAAATATACATAactatatatatttcttttgctTGGTTTTTCCAATTTAAGCAGTGGACTTTTGCAGGCCTTTCTCTTTCGAATACTTTattaatgtaatgtcatgtgtgatgtATTGTGTTTTGTGGACCAATGTTAATGTGTAACTCAATCTGATAAGCCTTGATCCTGATGGTTTGGGCCCAAGACATCCATGGACTGTTAACCCCACTAGACTAAGACTTGTACCCGTAGCACTTAATTTCATGTAATgatgtgatgtactgtatgactgcatttgataaaaggaaataaaaagaagttcaaaaaaaaaaaaagaggtacGTCATTGCAGGTCTAGACGCGGTACCAAtttctgacacaaaaaaaaaaacctcactctGCGTCATTAGAACAGTACTCCATGTCATTCAGGTCCATCTACCAATGACAACTTATGCTGACAAAACATGTTCTAGACTCTAGTGTCATGTCCCCTACCACAACCAGCGCATGAGCACTGACGGGCACAAAGCCTTTGCCACGACTTCCCCACCCATTAACCAAATCTTTTTCTTCctcagcattacacacacacacacagccccacacacacacacacatacatacatacatacatacacacacacacatacatacacacacacacacatacacacacacacacacacacacaccacacaaacacctgatCATGGTGTCATTATCTTGATGTATGGGGGTGTGAGACAGAGCAACCAATCCCAATAGGCCTACTagatggggtgggggaggagggggaggaggggcagAGGGACTATCTTTCAATCACTAACCCTGCTGCACTGTACTGCTACTCAGTGTCTAAATACACTGGCTTATCTGTCTGTAATCCCTTTCGTAGTTAGTACAACTATTGAATGATAACACAGACATTTAATGCCATAGCTTTTTCTGCTCAACAAGGCTGAACCATCCAAAAAGGAGCTCTTGTGGATTTCTTTAATGTAGACTTCAGCCTGCCCTGCCTTGGTTCAGTTATTACGCAACAGCATGTTTTAATCCTGAGGTAGAACAACTCACTGTGTTCTAAATGCTACTAACTAGTATCAAAGTTCACCGTGATGCTTCAAACTGGTCTATGCCGTCTGTTCACCTTAGAGTTCTCCTGCAGCTAAACAATTACTTGAACTGACAAATAGAGTGACTCAGTAATAGTGGCTCCCTACTCATTCAGCTCTGGGAGCTTAATCTTATCATTTGTATAGCTTTATCCTCAGCTATTAAATGCTATGTCATTTAAGGTGCAACATTAGTGCCAAGATGGTGATGAACTTTATTGTGTCAGTTTATTGACACCGtgtctttttgtttgcttgctttggCTGTAAGGAGGAAATGTTTAGTGCATCCAATCTGCACGTGCAATACTCACAATCATGGCTAAATAGTTGACTGCTATGTCAAAGGCATGAAGACTGACTGAAGATATTCCCAAAATATTGTGTACTTCAGGGCATTTGTCATTCAtttctttaatcttttttttaattataagatcCTTAGTTAATTATTGTGTGCACTTTTTTAttcatgcttatgtgtgtgtgtgtgtggggggcgggggggggggtgagagtgaaagtgtgtgttgtgtgtgtgtgtgtgtttgggtgactATTAGTTCCCTTACCTTAACAAAAACGTAATCCTCATCCTCCATGAACTTACCAACACTGATAACTGTAGTTGCAGATGTGGTTTAATGGTTCACTCTTGGCTGTGGGTAAATCATAGAGGGACCAGTCACTAGtattttatcacacacacataaagcccaCTGGTGTGCTATGAGGACAGATATTCAATTATCACATCAGCAAGACATGCAAACACTTCATATTTGTACtaacttgttttgtttgttgtatttGGTTGCCTATGAAGCTGAACTGGAACCATTTCTCAGGGCCTGTCTGCTGCGTGTCTTTCAAGCATGCTCGCTTTTGTGTGTGGGCTATATAACACACATGATGtaccttttacatttacatttagtaatttagcagacgcttttgtccaaagtgacgtacaagggagagaacagtcaagctaagagcaataaatactactttacataagaaatagaaaaacgacatagaaagaaaaaaggaaagtgcaggtaatgtaactgctgtaaaaGTGCAAGCTTTTAaacactagtcaaggtgccagtagGAAGGGAGGTCGCTCTCTGGAAGCGTCTGGGCTCCTCTCACGCGCTCTATCTGACGGCTCAGAGGGGAcggcccctgctctggtagtactaggcagttcgttccaccaacgttgAAACTACAAATGAGTAATAGTTCTGGGATTGGCCGCTACTCTGCAACAGAGACGGCAGTTTCAGGACGAACGCTCACCTAGACGTAGCGCAGCATCCTCGAGTGTAGAACATTTTGCCTCTACAAGAGCATCTTAAGGTACGGTGCGGAGCCAGAACCAGCAAATACACTCTGTCCAAGGCAAGCATacgtgacttgaacttaatgcgagcagctacaggcagccagtggagctcaatgagtagcggggtgacgtgtgccctcttaggttggttgaacaccagacgcgccgtcAAGTTCtagatcatctgtagtggtttcaccacacaagccagcaggcccgttaggagggggttgcagtagtcaaggcgggaactcaccaaggtttgcaccagcagctgggtggcatactgtgttaggtacggcctgattttgcggatgttgtatagcgcaaagcggcacgacctggagacagaggcgatgtggggcgtgaaggtcagttggtcatcaataatgacccagaggtttcttgctgttttgtatggaacaagagataaagagtcaataatgatattgatgttgtggtggaatAACTAAGGAATTCCTTTTGTAAGGAATATCTGGAATGTTGACACAGAGTCGGATTTTATCCTTCATTTTTCTCAGTTTTACTTGAGGACAGACATCcctgagaggaagaggcaggTCCCTATTTAGATCCAAAAAAGAGGCTACAGCACTAGAGGATGTATGATTATGAAGAATGGCACCTTGTTTTCACTATTGATTTGGGAGGAATGATTAATTCATCGATTCTTCAGAATTCTTCGGTATTCCCTCCATTGCTGTGCTTTGGGATGTGACGCAACTCTGTTATCAGCGGGCCATCCTGAACTTTTGACAGTGACGTCGGGAGCACTCCCCTTCACCGCACCGTGACTTTGGCCCTATCTCAGCCGGAGACATTGACTCTCAGGTCACACCGCGGGGCTCCTGTGAGGTCAATGCCAGCAATCAGCCAGAAATGTGGCAAACTTGATGTCTGAAACAAGGGACCATTATGTTGCAATGTGTCATTAATGAGGCCATCCTTCTTGCAGTCTCTCTCTATGGCAAcaagtagaagaaaaaaaacttacGAGTGGGAGAATCTGCCAAGTGATGCTGAGTGGGATGGCCTTGCACTGTTTGCAGTGTGTATACCTCAAATGACATGATACAGTTTGAAAACACGAGAGCCAGAAGATAGTATGTTCCCTTGTCTGAGGAGGTACATCAGTAGGGTTGTCTGTGAAGTCAGCATACTTGCTCACTGTCTTCCAAAACCAACAAGTACACTTTGTGCTGCACAGAATCAGCTAATTGCCAAACTTACTAAATATCCTGTTGCTTCTACAGCCACTTACAGTGCAAAACGACCTTTTAGTCCTGGGCTTTCAATCCCTTGACATTTACACATGCAAATAATTCACAACCTATGCATGAATACAAACCAACAATCCCAGAGCTGTCACCTTTCTGAGCCAGTCATCCCTGTTGGCCGAGAGCCTGGACAGGCCCCTGTCCTTTTGGTTGAACCTTGAAATAAGATTTATTTTCCTTGAGGGTTGTTTCTCGATCAAGGCTATTAATTAAAAACACTCTCCTGTTTGGTCACCATAATTTGTAAATATGATTGACATTGAACATCATTGGATGCCCCTTATCTATAGTGAATTACAGCCTTCACTGATTTGTTTGCTCAGAAGAACCTGATCTGCTGGCCTTTGAGAGTGCAGTAGCTGTGACTATCGCAAACTTGTTTGTTCGAACGTGAGGTTTGGGTAGAGGGTAGAGGTGGACATTGcctctcagtgagtgtgtggactTTGATTCGCTGCTGATCTCTCACAGAGAAACGCCTCTCAAACGGGGTGTtgtaaaagagaagaaaaaaaaaacttcagctGGTAATGAtatataaagaaaagaaaagtgtgcATTCTTCCTCAACTCTCCAGACAGTCTTCGGGAGATTAAACTCCAGGCCTGCGCCATCCCACCATAGTTACCAACACACTCTCAGGACTCCCAGTGGATTCATAATGTAAGTACCATTAATACATTAtctgatgtattttttttttcaattcaattaatttagCAACATAATCATGGAATCAATTTAGGAGACTGTGTTGGGGCAACTACACAGATTTCCATTTATTTGGTATTGTTGTTTGCACTGttgtttgtattgttgtttGCACTGTTGGCGATCAGACAACATTGATTTCAGTCTCACACCTTGAGCagtcctccctcctcctcctgcgctgttcttcatcccttcatctctccctcctcctcttctgttcttCAACACCTTGAGCAGTTGAGGTCTGCAGTGGAACTGTGCTTATCTGGTTCAAGAGCACGTGCTGTGTAAGGATGAGGAGAAAAAATGAATAGAGAGATCCCCATGTCTGTTGAcatgtctgtgcctctgtgttccCTCTGTTTACctgggcatctctctctcctgctctttttctctgctaCTCTCTTTTTATGTTAACAAATACGGGAAAAATCAGAAGATTTGGCAAAACTTCATTTTAAGTGCTATGGCACAGGATGATCCAGTGACAGGATACAATTTGAGCTGAGTGATTCAGACCTAAATGGCCATTACGTAGTGTCATTACGTAGTGTCATTAGTTCTAGACATGTCAAGTTTGTACTGTACATAACTGTAAATGCGCCATATCAGCATCCTACCAAGAACATCACCCAACACCACAATCCAAATGCATGTATTATAGTGAGACTCCCAGATAACAAAGCTTCAGTATATCATGTGATCTATCTAATATTTATTGAGAGCTTTTGCAGTCCACCGATGCAGCTTTACCGTGCGTCTTTTGATGCTGCTTGTCTTTTATGAGATTATGGATATTGCTTATAATATTTCATATACCCCTGCAATGCAATGTTACTTCACAAAATGAATatctgaatttgtgtgtgtctgtgtgtgtgtgtgtgtgtgtgtgtgtgtgtgtgtgtgtgtgtgtgtgtgtgtgtgtgtgtgtgtgtgtgtgtgtgtgtatgtgttagccAGCTGTCAGAATGGTGGGACTGAAGCCATCTGATGTGCCCCCTCCTCTGGGTGTGAAGGTTCTGAGTGCTGGCACGGCTGCCTGTATCGCTGACCTGGTGACCTTTCCTCTTGACACCGCCAAAGTGCGGTTACAGGTACCTAACGTCCATTACAACACCTCTAGCTCTTCATCAAGACATGGAAGAGAGGTTCCCCAAACTGGaccttctgtttcttttcttccctctctcaaatCTTTCTCAGTATGTCATAAGTTTACCTTGTCACCTCTCACCCAGTTTCCTTCTCACTtcctttttctttatctttttctctttggACATGACCTTACTCAATATAGATCAATTTGGCTCATTATAGATCCGTACTGAAGCTCACCACAAAAACACCATGAGAAAATGGTACACCACATTACAACAGAATCCGAGCAATATCTGAATATATTCAGCAGCTGAAGGCAGATGCGGTATAGTGCATCAAAGTAAACCATCATCAACTCATCAAGCCCTGCCCGGTGGAGGGCACAATTTACACTTTCATCCCAGAGATTGGGGTTGTTTCTCTGCTCTTTCTATCAGCTCTCGGAGTCTTGATGAACTTGTCTCCACTGTGCTCTGAACCCCGAAACATGTGGGACAATTCAGTGTTACAGTACATTTTTATCATTCCATTGCAAACACAGTTTAGGTTTAAGTGTGTCAGAACTTGCTTGAAATATCGCTGATGATGGAGTTAGTGTAAGAGGAACGATGTCTCCTCCTCATGTTGGGCTGCGGGGAGTGAAACGCTGCTTCTCTGCTCTCTAGATCCAAGGGGAGAAGGCCACAGTAGGTGCGGCGGAAGGCATCCGCTACAGGGGGGTGTTTGGGACACTCAGCACCATGATTCGGACTGAGGGGCCCCGCTCGATCTACAACGGCCTGGTGGCAGGGCTGCAGAGGCAGATGGCCTTCGCCTCCATCCGCATTGGCTTGTACGACAGCGTCAGGGACTTCTACAGCGGTGGCAAAGAAAGTGAGTAAGGGGGGAATAAGCTTTTTTGACTGTTTTtctctgccctgtctctctcttctccctttctctttctttttcatttaagTTACTCTTTTCTCGCTCTTCTCGTTCACCCTTTGTCTCGCTGTTTTGTGAAAATTCTTGTCTCCTTTCATCCACACACCACTCTTTTTATCTCACTTTTTTGTTTCTATCTTCGCTTCGCCACCCACGACTACTCCCACACCAGACGCCAGTATTGGCATTCGTATCCTGGCTGGTTGTACTACAGGGGCCATGGCGGTGTCCTGTGCCCAGCCCACAGACGTGGTAAAGGTCCGCTTCCAGGCCCAGCAGAACCTGCAGGGTGTGGCCCGACGCTACAACGGCACCATGCAGGCCTACCGCCAGATCTTCCAGCTTGAGGGACTC encodes the following:
- the ucp1 gene encoding LOW QUALITY PROTEIN: mitochondrial brown fat uncoupling protein 1 (The sequence of the model RefSeq protein was modified relative to this genomic sequence to represent the inferred CDS: deleted 2 bases in 1 codon), encoding MVGLKPSDVPPPLGVKVLSAGTAACIADLVTFPLDTAKVRLQIQGEKATVGAAEGIRYRGVFGTLSTMIRTEGPRSIYNGLVAGLQRQMAFASIRIGLYDSVRDFYSGGKENASIGIRILAGCTTGAMAVSCAQPTDVVKVRFQAQQNLQGVARRYNGTMQAYRQIFQLEGLKGLWKGTLPNITRNALVNCTELVSYDLIKQAILTRKLLSDNLPCHFVSAFGAGFITTVIASPVDVVKTRYLNSPPGQYKSAINCSWTMMTKEGPSAFYKGFVPSFLRLGSWNVVMFVSFEQLKRVMMATKKKYEATT